The Ziziphus jujuba cultivar Dongzao chromosome 3, ASM3175591v1 region GTGAAAATTTGTCactcttttattattacttttattaatccatttgttttttaatcatttacaataatttttcataatttttccttttatttctatctttcaaacctataattttttatttataaattttataaatgtaaGTGGCTTTCCAAAGAGTATTATTTAACAATCCAATCATCAATTAGATAACATATTTTACacaataatttgtaattatgtttttacttatttattttataagaataaaTTTTTAAGCGTATATAacctattattttgtttatattaaaaaaataaataaataaataaaacctttaCCCTATGATGAAAGAGATTATAAACTATCTTTGAAATTTAAACCAATTCATAGTACCGccgaatattatttatatttgatatttgagCATTGTTATTTATACTTTCGATAACAATATTAAAACTAGCTAGTTCATGATGGCCATTAATTtactattattaaaattttttaggacttttaaaaaatgattaaaaatatttattagataattatatttgtatacgGTTTATTGCCATATCAGTTAAGAAACTAGAGGATGAATAAcattttacttatatatttaagattatatgaaatccaaaaataaatcataactCAATCCTTATTAATCTTtactataaaatattatcttaactAATCATTTGCCTACTCATATCCACATAgtaatattcatattttatctttaaattaataattatttaaatgaatattatcaacaaaaaagtaataatgAGATTTTACAATTTCATTGTCTGCTTATTTCTTTTGGTAATAAGTTTCATTATCAACTCGTTaccaagtaaataaaataattattaatcagACACCcatttgtacattttttttttttcaaagaatgtaactttatttaaagaaagagtaagaaaaataataatattatttaaaaaaaataaaaataattaggaaAAACTTGGATTAGAATGACCAAAACCCAAAACCATAGCAAATGTCCACCAAATCTCTCGGAAGAACCAAGCCAAAGCGAAATGCCCGCATTGGGAACCGGACAGCATTGGAAAGGGTGATGAAAGTCCCCACATGAACACCTACTCTTTACACGTGTGTTCTTTCTGGTCCCACCCTTTTCCTGCCACAtggcactctctctctctctctctctctctctctctctcttccaccATTTCTGCTTCACTCTCCTAAAACAACCAAAACTCTCCCCTACACACAATATATACGCACACCCtcagaaaacaaatatataatatttatataattaacatatatatatatatatataaatataaaaaactatCTGGGTATTTTTGTTACATGCCTCAGCAAATACTGTCCaagtttcttcctttttcttttcctagaaAGTATcctagaaaattttatttttattagtttactttaaatagtttgtttttcttattgtaTTTAATATAAGGCACAGAACCCAAGAAGGATATATATCTGCATGTAATGTTCATTATTGGCTTCTATGCTGGTCTGGTATTTTGTGTATCATTTTTGAAaagctaaaaatttaaaaaaaaaaaaaaaaaattttgttgggtaattttttctttgttcatgTTTTATATGTGAAAATATCCAAGTGGGTGGAAAAGggttgttctatttttttttttttttttttcctcttttgcaTGTGATGGTGTTTGAATAGCGTAATGTTTTCTGTTTTgatatatttgaaaaagaaacagaaatcccagatttttggatttttatgagcttgagaaaattttggtgaaaaaaGAGTGGGAAAAAATATGGCTGGAAATGAGTGGATTAATGGTTACTTGGAAGCTATACTGGATAGTGGTGCCTCAGCCATTGAAGAGCAAAAACCAGTCCCAGTGAATTTGAGAGAAAGAGGGCATTTCAATCCCACAAAGTATTTTGTGGAAGAGGTTGTCACAGGTGTTGACGAATCGGATTTGCACCGTACATGGATCAAAGTGGTAGCCACCCGCAATACTCGGGAGAGGAGCTCAAGGCTCGAGAACATGTGCTGGCGCATTTGGCATCTTGCTCGCAAGAAGAAACAGgttaattcttcttcttcttcttgtctcTGTTTCTGTGTATGAATGGCTAACAAAATTGGTAAAAAGTGAGAGACTTTTACGTAGATGCTGTTTGGTTTCAGAGAAagtggttttttaattttatcaaagatTCTAGAGTCTTTTTAAAATGGATTGTGGGTGAGGATTGGCtagttaaataaatttgttcTTTTGTGTCAGAACTTTTGTGTTATATGtttccatataattttttttttttttcctcttttccctCCCAATTGTTAATTTGAAAAGAATTCTTAATATTTGATGGGTTTGATAGAAAATCTATTGATAATGATATGGAGCTCATGTTGTTATGTCAACATTCGTAACTAACTCCATCTATTCATGAAGATCTCAAGGATAAACTAGTAATAACCTTCATAAATTGCATAAACAGGAGATGGGTTTTTTAATTCACAAGATAAAATTTTGGGCTAAAAAAGTCATAGTTGCATTAATTGATAGATGGATGACATTCCCATTGGTGAAGAATGCCATGAAGTTGAACTAATATGTCACTAACTAGTACCTAAATACTCAAGCACTTGCAAAAATAGTATCAATTCTCTAAAGAACAGATTGactactgtatatatatatatatatatttttttttttccatccatGGTTGATACTGAAAATTTTCAAGGAGACTTTTTCAGTTGTCATTCTTTCCTTGCATCCTAGCTTCAAGTAAGAATATACAAGATgaaaccttcttcttttttaattcaaGATGAAAATTTTCTAGTGTTGCCACACTTTGATGTAGTTGGAATGGGAGCAACTTCAACGACTGGCAAACCGCAGATTGGAGAGGGAACAAGGACGAAGGGATGCAACCGAAGACATGTCCGAGGACTTGTCTGAAGGAGAGAAAGGGGATGCTTTGGGAGAGATGATACAATGTGATACACCGAGGAAACAGTTTCAACGTTCGATTTCCAATGTCGAAGTATGGTCTGAtgacaaaaaggaaaagaaactttATGTAGTCCTTATCAGGTATAATTCTTTATGTTTAAAGTTAATCATGTTGAAGTTCATTGTTTCAAATTTAAGCTATGATCCAGCCTGCTTTTCATGCAATGTGCAAGCTGTTAATGTTCGAAGTTTTAAAGTCATTAAATATCGAACCAACAAAGTCATTAATTAGTCTGCACATCTGGTAGATGACTTTTGAGTTTTAATGATTTCTTTAATTGCTAGAATGATTTCAAATGCCACTTTTCGATATTTTTCTGTCTTTCCTTATTTTCCATCTATTCCTTGATAATTAGGGGAAAAAAGAATCAATAttggatccttttttttttttttttttttttttgttttgccttctcatttctttgtttttataattttctgtcCATTGCTCTACATAGATGTTTTGGAATCCTAAAGGCAAGCTTTCCTAGTTGTGACTTGCTATGGATTAGCAAACTGGCAAACTATAAATGTCATCAAAAGATTAGAGTTTAAATTCAAAAGTTTTCTCGATCTTAAAATTGCACGAAAATGTGCCTCTCAGGCAACTATAACAGTTCAATTAAAGAAATTTACATCGACGCATGTAAATTTGTAATTGCAACTACTCTTCATGGCCAGTTTGCATGGTTTGGTACGAGGTGAAAACATGGAGCTTGGTCGAGATTCTGATACTGGTGGGCAGGTAGTTATTCACCACAACATCCTTCCTTATATAGATGTTATTATGATTATGTGTTATTTTCCTCATTTAATCTTGTTTCATGCactaatggaaaaataataaatagatcaAATACGTGGTAGAACTTTCTCGAGCTCTTGCAAGGATGCCTGGCGTTTACAGGGTAGATCTCTTCACTCGCCAAGTATCTTCTCCGGAGGTTGATTGGAGCTATGGTGAGCCAACTGAGATGCTAACGGCAGGCCCTGAAGATGATGGAGTTGATGTAGGAGAGAGCAGTGGAGCGTATATTATAAGAATTCCCTTTGGTCCTCGCGATAAGTACCTCAGCAAAGAATTACTCTGGCCCTATATTCAGGAATTTGTAGATGGAGCTCTTGCTCACATTCTTAATATGTCAAAAGTTTTAGGCGAACAAATTGGAGGAGGCCAACCAATTTGGCCATATGTTATTCATGGTCATTATGCAGATGCAGGGGATAGTGCTGCTCTTCTTTCTGGCGCTTTAAACGTCCCAATGGTTCTAACGGGACACTCACTTGGGAGAAACAAACTTGAACAGCTTCTGAAGCAGGGCCGCCAATCAAAGGAGGATATCAATTCAATGTATAGGATTATGAGGAGGATAGAAGCAGAAGAGCTTTCACTTGATGCAGCAGAACTTGTCATCACAAGTACTAAACAGGAGATTGAGGAGCAATGGGGACTTTAtgatgggtttgatgtcaagcTTGAGAAGGTTTTGCGTGCACGTGCTAGACGAGGAGTTAATTGCCATGGACGCTACATGCCAAGGATGGTGGTAAGTATCTAGAAACtagaatttgtttcttttacattttgttAATCTTTGCTGCCTTGTTTTAGGATGTTTTGACAGATGGGATTAACTGAAAGGGGAAAGgaagaaattttgtttttgaaattttgttcaTTTCTATGCTGCTCACTTCCCCTTATATGCCTTGTAATCCCTTGTACTTCATGTTTTGAGTAAAAAATAATGCTTCCATAAATCAGATCTCAAAGTAACTTAAGGATTGAATTCGTCTAGTGAGCTTTTTCTGCCCTTATTTTACCTCCCTTTTTTgagatgtaaaatataaatattggcATGTCCATGATTACTGTGGCGTATTATACGTTAATATGGCACGGCTACATTGGCATTGATCCAATGGAATTCAATTTGCAGGTCATTCCTCCTGGCATGGACTTCAGCAGTGTTGTGGTCCAAGAAGATACCCCAGAGGCTGATGGTGAACTGACACAACTTATTGGTGGTAGTGATGGAATGTCTTCTCCAAAAGGACTTCCTGCAATATGGGCAGAAGTAAGTGTCTGATTTGTATTATTATAATTCCATACtgactaattattttatttctatgtaaattgaaataaacatattttggtAGGTGTTTCGCTTTTTTACAAATCCTCACAAACCGATGATATTGGCTTTATCAAGGCCAGATCCAAAGAAAAACATAACCACTCTTTTGAAAGCCTTTGGAGAATGTCGTCCCTTAAGAGAACTTGCTAATCTTGTAAGTTGATTTATCTAATTACTCGATTAGACTATTTAATAATGTAATTCAATGTTTCCAACAAACTAATATGCTTTAAACAGACATTGATAATGGGGAACAGAGATGATATTGATGAGATGTCTACTGGTAATGCTAGCGTGCTTACCACAGTGTTGAAACTGATTGATAAATATGACCTGTATGGACAAGTTTCCTTTCCTAAGCATCACAAGCAATCTGATGTACCCGAGATATACAGGCTTGCAGCAAAGACAAAGGTTAGCCGAAGTTGCAATTTCTAGACgtagctttattattatttttacatgatGAATAGCGTTGTAGTTGGAATATGCAGGGAGTTTTCATAAATCCAGCATTGGTGGAGCCTTTTGGACTTACTTTGATTGAGGTTGATTTTCCACCTAATACTGTCTTTTCTTGTGTGATCTTTGTTTTGTGAGAACTTATGATTCAATTTATGTTTTGAAATTTATGTAGGCATCAGCACATGGGCTTCCAATGGTGGCTACCAAAAATGGTGGACCAGTTGACATTCATCAGGTAAAGACCTCTGTCACTTCCTATATCCTAATCATATAATATGCAATTTGCTACTTGTTATATCTAATGAAGTCAAGCTTCCTTATATCTCATTTTCCTACAaggaaaataccaaaataaaaataacagagTAAAAATTTCAGGATCTTTTTGGTCATAGTTTGTTGTTGGAAACATCGTTATAGATCTGAGTTATCTACTTTCTACTTTCTGTCTTCCCACCAAGTAAATGCACGCAAAAGAAGAGGAGGTAGAGTGTATCTGACTAAGATTACCAAGTAATGTTTGTTATTTCTTGTGGTTTTTAGGCCCTCAATAATGGTTTGCTTGTGGATCCTCATGATCAGCAAGCCATTGCTGATGCATTGCTTAAGTTGCTATCAGAGAAGAACTTATGGCTCGAGTGCAGAAAGAATGGTTGGAAGAACATACACCTCTTCTCGTGGCCTGAACACTGCCGCACGTACTTAACTAGGATAGCTGCCTGTCGCATGAGGCACCCACAATGGCAAACTGACACCCCAGGTGATGAAATGGCTGCTGATGAGTCTCTTAATGATTCACTTAAAGATGTACAAGATATGTCTCTTAGGCTCTCAGTTGATGGGGAGAAGAGTTCGCTGAATGGATCTCTTGATGTGGCTTCGACTGGTGGTGATCCTGAGCTGCAAGATCAAGTGAAACGGGTGCTAAGCAAAATGAAGAAACCAGAATCCACTCGAACTGATAACAATAGTGGTAATAAAGCTGCTGACAATGTGCCAGGAAAGTATCCCTTGTTAAGGCGGAGGCGAAAGTTGATTGTTATAGCACTTGACTGCTATGACAGCAATGGAATGCCTGACAAGAAGATGTTTCAGATTGTGCAAGAAATAATTAAGGCTGTTCGATTAGACTCCCAAATTGCAAGAATCTCGGGCTTTGCTCTATCAACAGCTATGCCAGTGTCAGAAACATTAGAGTTCTTGAAGGCAGGGAAGATTCAGGTTACTGAATTTGATGCATTGATTTGCAGCAGCGGAAGTGAAGTGTATTACCCTAGTACTTATACAGCAGAAGATGGGAAGCTTTTCCCTGATCCAGATTATGCTTCGCATATTGACTACCGTTGGGGTTGTGAAGGTTTAAAGACAACCATCTGCAAATTGTTGAATGCCCCTGAAGATAAAGGAAAGAGCAACCAGTCTTCAAGCCCCATTGAGGAAGATTCAAAATCAAGCAATGCACATTGTGTCTCATATCTAGTGAAGGATACCAAAAAGGTAGATCAACGTTGGTGTTGATAGTGTAGAAAGCTTGGTTCTAAATTTTGAAGTATACTCAAGGTGGTGTGCTTTTGCAGGCAAAGAAAGTAGATGACTTGAGGCAGAAGCTAAGGATGCGAGGGCTTCGTTGCCATCCTATGTATTGCAGGAGCTCAACAAGAATGCAAGTTATTCCACTCCTTGCCTCTCGAGCACAGGCACTTAGGTACATTTTTCATTCTTTATAACATAAACTCTGAAAATTATGCTCTGACGTCTTTACATTTCAGGAATCTATGATCTAATTTGGATACATTTGCTTCTGATTTTTAGGTACCTTTTCGTCCGTTGGAGATTGAATGTAGCTAACATGTATGTCTTCCTTGGTGAAAGTGGAGACACCGATTACGAGGAAATGATATCTGGGAATCATAAGACCATAATCATGAAAGGCATGGTGACCAAGGGTTCTGAAGAGCTGCTAAGAACACCGGGAAGCTACCTTAAAGAGGATATTGTTCCTCCTGAGAGCCCACTTATCACATATTTGAGCGGCGAAGCAACAGCAAATGAGATTGCTAATGCTCTCAGGCAAGTTTCTAAATCTGGTGCTGGAATGTGAGTTGAtgatggtaatatatatatatatatatattctttttgtctaacaaaaattttttatgaaaaatattttgcaaCGCATTTTTTAAATGCGGGTTgaggctatattggagcaagaTGATGGCTCCTATTTTCAGAAAATTACTatcatgcctttttttttttttttttgggatatttaTATACAAGTTGAGTTTATTGTGGCTCTCTGTCACAAATTTACAATGATGCTGATTATAAAGACTTGGGAGGATTTATAAAATGGCAGAAAAGGATCAGTGTTGATTTGACGTGGTTATACAATGTGGGTTTTCATATTTTCCAGTTGTCTTTGCTATATATTTGTTCATATCTAATCAGATAATCTATGTCAATGACTTTGACATCCTACAAAAATAGCacctattaaaatttgaaacagCTAGGCTTtatctttttgtattttctgaaatttaatatactttCTCTTCTGATATGAGGAactctgtttttcctttttcgcTGAAATGAGGAACTCTGTTTTGAGAAATAGAAGATGAGTGAACGAATTaattgcaattaatttgaaacccAAATATAACCCCTTAAGTTTTGCTTAGATACGAACAAACAACACAAGTTCTAAAATTCATCAATTGGTTCTATTACAGTTTTGAAATCCATTAATTAGCTCCTTTTTTGCTATCTACAATTGATCGCAAAATTTCAAACCAGTGGTGGCGTCTTGTAAATTGTAACCATGTCAATTAGTAAGGGAGGGCATTACTATTTGGCTGATATAAAATTAAGACAAGTATGTTCTTATGTTGCATTTTTTGGAATATGGCTATTTATCAAAGTTCGTATTTTCgtgttgttttaatttatgtcaAGCTGcgttcaataaaaatttctatcaaaGACTGGAAATGAATGAAACACAAAATTTACTCATTATTACGTTGGCAAGCCTTGTTCATGTGCTATTGAAACCTTAACACTATGTTTGAATTGATAGAAGAGGAAATAGAAAAGAaggtatttaaattttttagttgGATAGTTAAAATGTAgtggaaaggaaaggaaaaagaaggaaagagaataaattgattattttattatactaaggtttgttttccttttaaaattggcaagaaattgataaaaaataaaaaattttaataaatttttttcaatattccaatataatcttattattattatataaaaatatttattactttttatattattttctttttttatttgttaatcatccaaacaacaatttttactaaatactttcattcctttttcttttcttttttttttcttttctttcttgttaAGCTTATATTGTATTTCGTTTTTCTCCTTTCAAttcaaatattgttaaaatatagTGTAAAAC contains the following coding sequences:
- the LOC107422414 gene encoding probable sucrose-phosphate synthase 2 isoform X1, whose translation is MAGNEWINGYLEAILDSGASAIEEQKPVPVNLRERGHFNPTKYFVEEVVTGVDESDLHRTWIKVVATRNTRERSSRLENMCWRIWHLARKKKQLEWEQLQRLANRRLEREQGRRDATEDMSEDLSEGEKGDALGEMIQCDTPRKQFQRSISNVEVWSDDKKEKKLYVVLISLHGLVRGENMELGRDSDTGGQIKYVVELSRALARMPGVYRVDLFTRQVSSPEVDWSYGEPTEMLTAGPEDDGVDVGESSGAYIIRIPFGPRDKYLSKELLWPYIQEFVDGALAHILNMSKVLGEQIGGGQPIWPYVIHGHYADAGDSAALLSGALNVPMVLTGHSLGRNKLEQLLKQGRQSKEDINSMYRIMRRIEAEELSLDAAELVITSTKQEIEEQWGLYDGFDVKLEKVLRARARRGVNCHGRYMPRMVVIPPGMDFSSVVVQEDTPEADGELTQLIGGSDGMSSPKGLPAIWAEVFRFFTNPHKPMILALSRPDPKKNITTLLKAFGECRPLRELANLTLIMGNRDDIDEMSTGNASVLTTVLKLIDKYDLYGQVSFPKHHKQSDVPEIYRLAAKTKGVFINPALVEPFGLTLIEASAHGLPMVATKNGGPVDIHQALNNGLLVDPHDQQAIADALLKLLSEKNLWLECRKNGWKNIHLFSWPEHCRTYLTRIAACRMRHPQWQTDTPGDEMAADESLNDSLKDVQDMSLRLSVDGEKSSLNGSLDVASTGGDPELQDQVKRVLSKMKKPESTRTDNNSGNKAADNVPGKYPLLRRRRKLIVIALDCYDSNGMPDKKMFQIVQEIIKAVRLDSQIARISGFALSTAMPVSETLEFLKAGKIQVTEFDALICSSGSEVYYPSTYTAEDGKLFPDPDYASHIDYRWGCEGLKTTICKLLNAPEDKGKSNQSSSPIEEDSKSSNAHCVSYLVKDTKKAKKVDDLRQKLRMRGLRCHPMYCRSSTRMQVIPLLASRAQALRYLFVRWRLNVANMYVFLGESGDTDYEEMISGNHKTIIMKGMVTKGSEELLRTPGSYLKEDIVPPESPLITYLSGEATANEIANALRQVSKSGAGM
- the LOC107422414 gene encoding probable sucrose-phosphate synthase 2 isoform X2, which codes for MASLHGLVRGENMELGRDSDTGGQIKYVVELSRALARMPGVYRVDLFTRQVSSPEVDWSYGEPTEMLTAGPEDDGVDVGESSGAYIIRIPFGPRDKYLSKELLWPYIQEFVDGALAHILNMSKVLGEQIGGGQPIWPYVIHGHYADAGDSAALLSGALNVPMVLTGHSLGRNKLEQLLKQGRQSKEDINSMYRIMRRIEAEELSLDAAELVITSTKQEIEEQWGLYDGFDVKLEKVLRARARRGVNCHGRYMPRMVVIPPGMDFSSVVVQEDTPEADGELTQLIGGSDGMSSPKGLPAIWAEVFRFFTNPHKPMILALSRPDPKKNITTLLKAFGECRPLRELANLTLIMGNRDDIDEMSTGNASVLTTVLKLIDKYDLYGQVSFPKHHKQSDVPEIYRLAAKTKGVFINPALVEPFGLTLIEASAHGLPMVATKNGGPVDIHQALNNGLLVDPHDQQAIADALLKLLSEKNLWLECRKNGWKNIHLFSWPEHCRTYLTRIAACRMRHPQWQTDTPGDEMAADESLNDSLKDVQDMSLRLSVDGEKSSLNGSLDVASTGGDPELQDQVKRVLSKMKKPESTRTDNNSGNKAADNVPGKYPLLRRRRKLIVIALDCYDSNGMPDKKMFQIVQEIIKAVRLDSQIARISGFALSTAMPVSETLEFLKAGKIQVTEFDALICSSGSEVYYPSTYTAEDGKLFPDPDYASHIDYRWGCEGLKTTICKLLNAPEDKGKSNQSSSPIEEDSKSSNAHCVSYLVKDTKKAKKVDDLRQKLRMRGLRCHPMYCRSSTRMQVIPLLASRAQALRYLFVRWRLNVANMYVFLGESGDTDYEEMISGNHKTIIMKGMVTKGSEELLRTPGSYLKEDIVPPESPLITYLSGEATANEIANALRQVSKSGAGM